The nucleotide sequence TTGAAGTCCGTCTCAACCAAGCAGTAGTTCCAGTTATTATTGTCCAGACCTGTGCTGGGTTGAGAGGGTCCTGGGACCTCAGCGCTCACACTTGAGTTAGACTCTTCTGGTGTTGAGGGTCCTGATTTCTCCGGCAGCAACAGGGCATCACACTCATCTccatgttccactgtgttgctAGTCAGTGAAGGCTCTTCAGCTGCAAAAGAGATAAGAGTAAAAGTTACCCAACAGCCTGCAATGTTTCCTTTTCAAGTACGTCTGAAAGATACAGACCATATGGAAAAACTGAAATTTGTATGGGGATTCTCTCCTTCTGGGGGTTTCTGCAAAGTGTTGCTAACGCTGCTTCAAAGCTGTgctgtattaaaatatttctacTACAGCTGCAGCAGTGCTTGTACGTATACGTCAACAAGCACGGCGCAACATCTATAGCTACTTCTTCAGCTACCACTAACGTATGCGCCTATATATTGAGGTTGGTCTGGCATTGCGAGACCAAAACCCTAcgaaacaacacatttaaccGGAGTCCCGAACCTGGTTTCTTTCGGAGAAGCTCTAGCTGGTGTCGCAGACTTTCAACCTCCTCTTTAGATCGACTAACTTCGGCTTCGTACAAAGCTAACTTAATggttttctccacctctccgAGGATCTCCTCTGCCGCTGTGTACAGCCGCTGATGGACAAACGACCTCAGCTGAAACATTGTGGTGTTCATGTCTCAGGAGAGAGTTACGGCACCTACACATCAACGTTAGAAGCTGGATAGCAAAGAGGATAAACTCAGCTAAATATTCACAGCCTGTGAGCCGTTAGCAGCCACAATATTACTTCCGGTTTGAATCGTTCAGAATAAAAACGCCTATTACATATAGAGATGGGGGGGAGGACATTGCAGACACATAAACGACATTAAACtaatttaagtaatttaaaacagaattaaactaaAACTAGGACTGTAGCACAATTCTTATCACTGGTAGTGCAAGTTAACAATAATACAACACAAactgcttttttgttgttgtatttttgcaTCTAAAAGTGCAAGAGAATAATTAACGTTGGTTGAGAAGGTACTTTGAACAAGTGCATCAGAACAGTTCCTCTAACTTGTACTTTATCCTGTCTTTAAATTAAAGTGAAATGGAAACTGTTAAAACAGCAAACGAATGAATTGTGAGATCGACTCTGATAGGCACAGAAATAAATTGaataagaaaaagtaaaattgACAATACTTCACTAATATTAATTTTGCACTTCAATTTCACAATGCAATCATTGTTTAATAATTAGAATATGGCataccaaaatgtatttatgaattggtaaatgtaatcattttatttaccctattaattaattaataacataaataacaatgcaATTATTTGACGTATAATGTCCTgttaaaatcagaatcagaattgggtttattgccaggtacattttcaaatatgaggaatttgccttggtatgaattggtgcttacaatacacataacataaatagtaatataaatatataaaaagtaaggagatcaaaacatgtttttataagtatacaaaaaatataaaaagatacaataatactataataaaatgctgacaagtatgtgcaaaagttggCAACGTTGCaacacctgtaggcggactcatccccaccagagatgagcccaatgagggtggtgtcatccgcaaacttcaggagcttgacagacttgtgactggaggtgcagctgttggtgtacagggagaagagcagaggggaaagaacacagccctgaggggaaccggtgctgagagatgttttcccagtttaacgtgctgcttcctgtccgtcaaatGTACATATTTATCAATTGATTGTGATTAAAACACTGTTAAAGTATGATTGAGGGGCACAACCATAGCCTGTATATGAAAAGGGCACAACTACACCCTGGCACACTTCATAgttttgtggttttattttgaaggccaTGAGCTCAAGCCGGAAGTGTTCTTGCCAGCAGCCAGCAAGTTTTTGCTTCTCCAGACAACTAACTGCGGCTGCGCAGgaagcaaaacacacactcacactaacCTGAAAGCGGTGCAATGTCTTTTTGTAGTTTCTTCGGTGGAGAGGTCTATAAAGACCATTTTAAAACAGGTAACTGCATGACTTtaacttattttactttatttcaaatgtttgcatAACGGGTGCTGTTTAGCGACTACTTAGTAAAAGTAGATTTAATGATAACTAGCTAGCCACTGTTAGCTAACTATTCATTGTAACGCTGAATAACGTTTACGTTACACACAGATGTGGAGATCGGACTAAACGATCCGCTCCTAACCCTGTAGGCTTTAGAtactaaaaaaaacttttacgAGGGCTTGACACTGTACACATGGTCACAGAAAACATGGAATTACTGAGAGAATTTATTAGATAACGAAAGTAAGTTAACTTGTGTAACCTATGTTCAGGTTATGCAACAACTCTGTTACAAAACGGGATGATGTATAACTAATGAGAAGTTAAACTTACGCCTACGAAATACaccataaaacaaatacaaatgaatCATTGTCTATAAAGATAgttatttaaaacataaaattgtATATATGagatatttctatatattttctgtttgttggtACTAACGTGATGGCGATTTTTAAATAAGGTTTGTATTATAATAGTTTTATCTCATGTTGCACCAACCATCTTCTCCTATCCTTAACTCCTCAGGGATTTATGTTTGTTCCAAGTGTGATCACCAGCTGTTCACCAGCCGCTCCAAGTATGAGCACTCATCTCCCTGGCCAGCCTTCACAGAGACCATCCAAAAGGACAGTGTGACCAAACATGAGGAGAGACCTGGGGCATATAAGGTACAGTCGGTAGAAAGGAGATTCACTTTGTTTATTGAATCTGTCAGAGGACGCTAACACACAATGTCATACCTGTATAAATAACACAAACGTTCCAGCTGTAGGTAAAAAACTTAGGCCTATAACTCTTAATAGACTAGTAAAGGATTTGTTTAGTGCTGACTCTGTGTGATGTGGTGTTTTAGGTGCGGTGTGGGAAATGTGGAAATGGACTAGGCCATGAGTTTGTAAACGATGGGCCAGCCAAAGGGCTATCTCGCTTCTGAATATTCAGCAGCTCACTGAAGTTTATCCCTAAAGGTATGATAGTAGGATGATATCACAACACCGGTGTGCAGCCACTGTTTCTGCCCTATTACATAGGCTTTGTGTTATGTTTGCCCTAGTTATGCGCACGTACCAATATTACAGCAGATACTGTACAGAGctaaactgacaaaaaacacacccagaaaaaaacaaaataattctcacatattgcatatacattTTTTGCATTGGCTGTAATGTACAAGCTGTGAAAAGGCTCTTCTCTCACACAGCCCCACAACTCTCCGTCTCTCCCCTCTCCACAGATGAGGTTGATGGACAGTAAAGTGAGCAGTCAGATGGAAGTGCTGCTGGACTGTTAGACTCTGTGCTGCTGAAGGTGTAGACAGTGAATGAAGTGTTCTGGGACAAAGCCCAGTCTGGGACCACCAGGGCTCTGATGATCGATGGCCTCACTGGACAGCAAGAACAGAGGACTGGTCTCAACAGCCTTTTTTATTATGCAATCACATCACACTCTATTTAGGATAACGTCACTGATAACACAGTCACTTGCTGTGTTCCAATTACCTCGGAGGTCGGAGCCgagaatgacgtcacacccgagttgacggcaTTCCAGTAACAAGTCAGAAAACATCACTCCTCCAGCTGTTGTTTttcaactagccaggttagctattgatacgctggttgatttaaaaaaaacaacaacccacattgtatttgtatttactcatactaaacactgtagcaacacgaccacagacagcagctggacagcactttgtgtacgaacatttatatgagacacaagtacacagaagtgctaataaacagtataaactacaactttcactaactgttgatacccacgacagccatcttggatcacaaagtcggggtagtgcggttctcccgacttcccaagttggaaatccgacttaagggggcgttTCTTTTGAAATTTTGAACTTTGATTTCGGAagttccgacttcccatgtcaaatggaacgcaccaacTGTCTTACCAGCTTTTTACATTCATTGagattttaagatttatttataATTGAGATTGTCTAATGTTTATAGACCTTCAGAGTGTTACCTGTAGTTCCTCTGCGCTCTGTAAACTGTGAAAGTAAACTAATATACCAGTCTGTAATAGCTTATAAAACTGTAAGTCTAAGACTAGATGAACTTTTCCAAAGATCACTCatgatattttcaaaatgtattcattattCATCGATGGTGGCCTTTGGCTGCAGTTTTTTTATGCCAGATGCAATACAATAAATTCTATTTTCACTCTTGAGAGGCTTTATGTAAATGGATCACAATAACCAATATGaaagtaacttaaataaatatatttaaaattaaaataagacaATGCTTGAATTATTTGTTGATGTCTGTATTCTTGTTGTCAAATATTGATGTTaagttttttcctttttatatatgAACAAATGTAATACTACAGAGTCAGTAATGAGACAAGAAGGACATATGGAGGAGCCTGTTGTAATGGACTGAACCAGACTTCCAGGTTTAGTCACATGCCTCCAAAAACCAGTTTGAGAAGGTATTGTTCTCTTTAGACAAGTATGTGATATGAATCTCTTTTCCCGATTTCAGGGTAAAACCCACTTCTTCTCTGGTCACCTGTTTTCTTGACCCATGTCAGCttcattatataattattactattatatttACATAGTAATTGATCACATCATATTTCTAAAGTTTTAAACAGCACACTGACTAAACAGTCTACATTGACATTTCTGCCATCAAGTGGCAGACTAAACACAAGGAGGGCAGTTGACACATTCCTCTCATggagaataatacaaaaaatcaCTTCCAACCTGGTGAGTAGCAATGAAGCACTAAGCTGAACTGTAgtgaaaataaaagtgcatgGTCCATTTGTTGATAAAGTTTTCCCTCTCAGGTATGTAAGTGTGTTCAAGTGGACACGAGATATTTTACAATATGTCAAAATTCGAGCACTCCTCTCCTTGGCTAGCCTTCTCAGACACAGTTCGTGAGGACAGTGTCTCCAAACACCCTGAAACCTGGGGACCCATAAAGGGATAACCTCTACAAAAGTAGCACAGCTGATGTTTGTTATGATAAACTGGGACACATCAACCTGGACTAAATGGGCTTTCTGGGAACATTGTACTTGTTGTTAATCATGTGATGTATAGATTTTGAGTTTTGATTTGAACCACTTTTTTAAACCATGAgcatagagacacacacaaataccatTGCATGAAAATACTGTAACATCTAACATCCCTTCCTGGCAAAGATGTTTCACAGCTATGAGTTAAAGTGTCACTAGGATAGTCAGTCAGTTTTGCACATTGTCTGCACGCCTTGGTGCAAATTAACCTCCAGCTCTATTATAATGAGTTCAACACACCGACGTTCACCAAAAGTGTAATTGCATGCTTTCATCAGCTGATGGTGCTATGTGCCTTTATACATCTTTGATGAACTGCATTTATAACTAATGCATTACTGTGGACATAGTTTGTTCTCtgcacaaaaagagagagattaaCATTGCAAAATATGCTTATAAACGTTATTGGTGAGACTAGAGTGAATAGAGAAGAATATCCTAACAGTGCTCCATATCTTCAGAGCAAAAAAGTCATTCCGTATGGACAGCAACATCAATTCCTACAGTAGGCTACTTCATAGTTACTTTTTACTGATGCGCtgatcaattcaattttatttgaGTAATTATAGAGGATTCCTAAATGCTGCTtgcaaaaataatttttgtttcacaaataaaaatgcttttatcACAAACACATAGTTTGTTGATTAAGTTTAGTTGACATTTAGCTCAAATCCAGTGATTAAAAGCTGAAACTATCTGAACTGGGTCACGGCAGGGCCTGTTTTAGGAAGTAGATCCTGGAGTTATCTGGGTAACTTTGCTGAGTAAATCTCAGTCCATGTTCCAAACCAGAGagggttttgtgttttttctacaCGGCAAGTGGAATTATAAACAAAGCGAGGATGTAGGGGTACGTTCAGCAGCTCTTGTGCTGTTTAAATGTCTGGGGGGACAAGCAGGTGTGGAGCTGCTTTAAGATCAGAGGTGAGGAGATGAAAGCTCCGGCATCAGGCAGAGGATTAAGACAGGAAGAGCAAACATTCGTAGATTGTAATGATGTGTTGCAGTAAAGCATTTTTAAGCACCGTTTTGTGCATTTGAGGTGAAGTGAGTTCACTTCTGAGGGAGCAGCTGCTTTGTCCCTTGTATTTAAAGGATTTAAAgagtattgttttaaaatttcaGTATTTTGCCTAAAGCCTCTGACTTTAAGTTGGAAGGCTAAACTTGTCCTCCTCTGTTTAAATCCAAATCCCACCTCAAACTCTTCATTAATTGAGTAATACCTTCCTTCTGACTGATTAGATGTCTTTGTTGTAGAGTATCTGTTGTGTCACCACTCACAGCTGGCACACAGACTAAACTATCCTCGGGGTTGACGTCTGGAAGAGGAAGAGTTAGAAAGAGACCAAAATACAAAGATAAACCACAATGAGATGAGATGTTAGAATGAGAGACGGAGAGGAAAAAGCAAATTGGCCCAAAAACGGGTCTGTAATTAGCATTTGCTATCTGTGAGAATTTTTTTTGGCTGGCATCTGAGCACAGCTGTATGGCCAAGAGGAAGCAAACAGGAAGGAGGAAGTGGTAATCCTCTGATAGAATCACGAGACAGACTCAAATCCACTGACCTCTGCCTCTCATCCTGCTGGTAAACAAACGAGAT is from Micropterus dolomieu isolate WLL.071019.BEF.003 ecotype Adirondacks linkage group LG02, ASM2129224v1, whole genome shotgun sequence and encodes:
- the LOC123963381 gene encoding methionine-R-sulfoxide reductase B1-A-like, producing the protein MSFCSFFGGEVYKDHFKTGIYVCSKCDHQLFTSRSKYEHSSPWPAFTETIQKDSVTKHEERPGAYKVRCGKCGNGLGHEFVNDGPAKGLSRFUIFSSSLKFIPKDEVDGQ